One genomic segment of Desulfocapsa sulfexigens DSM 10523 includes these proteins:
- a CDS encoding HD domain-containing phosphohydrolase codes for MQSFPEKQKILLDLVSLLSKILDLSDKGNLAHGLRVADLSQAIAKQIYIGKPAQLYVAGLLHDIGGMSLDRHVLYHALDSFQDIEARNHASYGAEILKSFHPFHSLVGWVADHHERYDGTGFPEGKSQHEISSEAGILHLADLLDIFFRQNKEVTLKEIRTFLNEQSGSSVAPVVVEGAKHLFSTQESLVYLKESDPRECCGSGMVDSFSEINFISVPELISQLLWLIAQVADCKVEKNGFHSNRVAFFCHRIAKAFHSVDVDPLQALWAGLLHDVGICAAPKGELTKNQNIVATASLLYREHPLVSAKLAGDVKVLEHFAPVLAAHHECWNGTGFPAGLKGDGIPLLSQIIHVCEQYDISSRSEGTKSGHKYAIEELEKGRGQLFSSDLLDVAIPVLQTWGPRDISWMRDIKNVHAFFTSDPFDGITQGEQEQVVDLNSESMINTVLPRQWECAELTTDFVLHTGGEYLKRFTNSEDVENFFDILEPSIVRSTRKALKAVKDGESLTLTMASKWGKPLELIFLKQKKYYTLLYRGVNEEPLFTRRHSIFYQHFQKTAEAELILDEEAVIKDVNDSALALLRYPRQGLIGKDIETLFSPFLSKLQLSSLHMFLVADDETLWIEEFSLINNKGTAFSIQVTIVPLQGVERRDAAYICRLRDISVRKELEREMVQREKAMQLIVHNISGMTGDQFFKELLLQFASLCGSSQVMIGELIEGGDTIRPVVFRDPKGFHKRESFLLQHTPGFVVVHSGELFITDRVNDRFPQDKVLQDQGINSYWGLPLRNQDGTVLGVLVAMDTKPITQTKSTRALVKVLQSLAGGELARMQTERKLKENEKQLESQNLELSRMNQLKSDMIAVTSHDLKSPLAAIIGYASLLQEYFSSLDEEKKIYYIQRIEEEGQKQLVFINKLLDLYRIESGTIDLELTSERLDFLVQECITRQQHVAAERNITIEMSLKGVLSPVFFDHLRMEQVISNILSNSIKFSPADRRIIVCVNQDIQDITVEICDRGKGIDEEEIANIFDRYYMGRTNFDVRPEGSGLGLYIVKNIINLHGGEVFARNRKRGGSCFTVRIPVKANESVMDKQ; via the coding sequence ATGCAAAGTTTTCCGGAAAAACAGAAAATTCTCCTCGACTTAGTTTCACTTTTATCAAAAATTCTCGACCTGAGTGATAAAGGAAATCTTGCCCATGGGTTGCGGGTTGCTGACCTGTCCCAGGCGATAGCCAAGCAGATATATATTGGAAAACCGGCGCAGCTGTATGTTGCGGGTCTGCTGCATGATATCGGGGGGATGAGCCTTGACAGACATGTCCTTTATCATGCACTTGATAGTTTTCAGGATATTGAGGCGCGTAATCATGCTTCATACGGGGCAGAGATACTAAAGAGTTTTCATCCTTTTCACTCTCTGGTGGGATGGGTTGCCGACCACCATGAACGATATGATGGGACTGGCTTTCCTGAAGGGAAATCGCAGCATGAGATAAGCTCAGAGGCTGGGATTCTACACCTTGCAGATCTTCTGGATATCTTTTTCAGGCAGAATAAAGAAGTAACACTCAAGGAAATACGGACATTTTTGAATGAGCAATCGGGAAGCAGCGTGGCTCCCGTTGTTGTTGAAGGTGCAAAACACCTTTTTTCCACCCAGGAAAGCCTGGTTTATCTTAAAGAGAGTGATCCCAGGGAGTGTTGTGGCTCTGGGATGGTGGATTCTTTTTCTGAGATTAATTTTATTTCTGTTCCGGAATTGATCTCGCAGCTTTTGTGGTTGATTGCTCAGGTGGCTGACTGCAAAGTAGAAAAAAACGGGTTTCATTCTAACAGGGTGGCCTTTTTTTGCCATCGTATAGCCAAAGCTTTTCATTCTGTGGATGTTGACCCACTTCAGGCCCTCTGGGCAGGACTTCTCCATGACGTGGGAATTTGTGCTGCTCCAAAGGGAGAACTTACAAAAAATCAGAATATTGTGGCTACAGCATCATTATTGTATCGAGAGCACCCATTGGTTTCAGCCAAACTCGCAGGTGATGTGAAGGTACTTGAACACTTTGCTCCTGTGCTTGCAGCTCATCATGAGTGTTGGAATGGAACAGGTTTCCCAGCGGGCCTGAAAGGAGATGGTATTCCACTGCTTTCTCAAATCATCCATGTCTGTGAGCAATACGATATCTCAAGCAGGAGCGAAGGGACGAAAAGTGGCCACAAGTATGCTATTGAAGAACTGGAAAAGGGACGTGGCCAGTTATTTTCATCAGATCTGCTTGATGTAGCCATCCCTGTTCTGCAAACATGGGGACCACGTGATATCTCCTGGATGCGAGACATAAAGAATGTTCATGCCTTTTTTACATCAGATCCCTTTGATGGAATTACTCAGGGAGAGCAAGAACAGGTCGTGGATCTTAATTCAGAGAGCATGATCAACACGGTTTTGCCGAGGCAATGGGAGTGTGCAGAACTCACGACTGATTTTGTGCTACACACGGGTGGTGAGTATCTTAAAAGATTTACAAATAGCGAGGATGTGGAGAACTTCTTTGACATTCTGGAACCATCAATTGTCAGAAGTACCCGGAAAGCTTTAAAAGCTGTGAAGGATGGGGAATCCCTTACTTTGACCATGGCCTCGAAATGGGGAAAGCCCTTAGAACTGATTTTCCTCAAACAAAAAAAATACTACACCCTTCTGTATAGAGGCGTGAACGAAGAACCACTTTTTACCAGAAGGCATTCGATTTTTTATCAGCATTTTCAAAAAACAGCCGAAGCTGAACTTATCCTCGATGAGGAAGCAGTTATTAAAGATGTTAATGATAGCGCTCTGGCACTTTTACGGTATCCGCGACAGGGGTTGATTGGTAAAGATATTGAAACACTTTTCTCTCCATTTTTGTCAAAGTTGCAGCTCAGTTCCCTTCATATGTTTCTGGTTGCTGATGATGAAACACTCTGGATAGAAGAATTTTCTTTAATCAATAACAAGGGAACTGCTTTTTCAATCCAGGTAACCATTGTTCCTCTGCAGGGAGTTGAGCGTCGGGATGCGGCTTATATTTGTCGTTTGAGAGATATTTCGGTCAGAAAGGAGCTGGAACGGGAAATGGTGCAGCGCGAAAAAGCGATGCAGCTTATTGTTCATAATATTTCCGGGATGACTGGGGATCAGTTTTTCAAGGAGTTGTTGCTGCAGTTTGCGTCCTTGTGTGGATCCAGCCAGGTGATGATTGGTGAGTTGATTGAAGGTGGTGATACTATTCGTCCTGTTGTTTTTCGTGATCCAAAAGGGTTTCATAAGAGAGAAAGTTTTCTCCTACAACACACTCCAGGTTTTGTGGTTGTTCATAGCGGTGAGTTGTTTATAACAGATCGGGTGAATGATCGTTTTCCTCAGGACAAAGTATTGCAGGATCAGGGGATTAATTCTTATTGGGGGCTCCCCTTGCGAAACCAGGATGGGACGGTTCTTGGGGTTCTGGTCGCCATGGATACGAAACCAATTACTCAAACAAAAAGTACACGAGCGCTTGTGAAGGTACTACAATCACTTGCTGGAGGTGAATTGGCCCGGATGCAGACTGAACGAAAACTTAAGGAAAATGAAAAGCAGTTGGAGAGTCAAAATCTTGAGTTATCACGTATGAACCAGCTCAAGAGTGACATGATTGCGGTCACCTCCCATGATCTGAAATCACCGCTTGCTGCAATTATCGGCTATGCCAGTCTTCTTCAAGAATATTTTTCAAGCCTGGATGAGGAAAAAAAAATATATTATATTCAGCGTATTGAAGAAGAAGGACAAAAACAGCTGGTTTTTATTAATAAGCTTCTAGACTTATATCGTATTGAATCGGGAACAATAGATCTGGAGCTGACTTCTGAACGATTGGATTTCCTGGTTCAGGAATGTATCACCAGGCAGCAGCATGTTGCTGCTGAACGAAACATTACAATCGAAATGTCCCTTAAAGGGGTGCTCTCTCCAGTTTTCTTTGACCACTTGCGAATGGAACAGGTTATTTCCAATATCCTGTCCAACAGTATCAAGTTTTCTCCTGCGGATAGGCGGATAATAGTGTGTGTCAACCAGGACATTCAGGACATTACTGTGGAGATTTGTGATCGTGGTAAGGGGATAGATGAGGAAGAAATAGCTAATATTTTTGATCGTTATTATATGGGGCGCACCAATTTTGATGTACGTCCAGAAGGTTCCGGTCTTGGACTTTATATTGTTAAAAATATAATCAATCTCCATGGTGGGGAAGTTTTTGCCAGAAACCGAAAAAGAGGTGGCAGTTGTTTTACTGTACGTATCCCTGTAAAAGCAAATGAATCAGTAATGGATAAGCAATGA
- a CDS encoding response regulator, with the protein MSNQNILIIDDDQAQHEILGEHLELAGFSPLHAGCSKEGFEVLKKQDVALILLDINMPEIDGFQTIKVLRTHPRSVDIPVLFLTSLDRQYLKIKGLELGADDYVTKPYNGAELMARIKAILRRKGKHPAGNKAALSGDIKEIGLGDLLQNIDGSQKNGIITFTEMDGELVLVDGSIVSAKQGSSRGMEALLRLMLLEQGHFMVSYQDIPDTKTDQTIPVMKALLDGVYEVDQIRMAVEETTQQKDPFLELTGNLSAQNYRIDRFKAKFPCRFIDLVTTMDGALRNNVETVLNAIRSNAVVCLKK; encoded by the coding sequence ATGAGTAACCAAAATATTTTGATTATAGATGATGATCAGGCCCAGCACGAAATTTTAGGGGAACATCTTGAACTGGCGGGGTTTTCCCCCCTTCATGCAGGGTGCAGTAAGGAGGGCTTTGAGGTTTTGAAAAAGCAGGATGTTGCCCTGATCCTTCTTGACATCAATATGCCCGAGATAGATGGATTTCAAACCATTAAAGTCCTGCGGACACATCCTCGAAGTGTTGATATTCCAGTACTTTTTCTCACCAGCCTTGACCGCCAGTATCTCAAAATCAAGGGACTTGAACTTGGAGCTGATGATTATGTGACAAAGCCCTATAACGGTGCGGAACTCATGGCCAGGATTAAGGCAATTCTTCGTAGGAAAGGGAAACATCCTGCTGGGAACAAAGCTGCCCTCAGCGGCGATATCAAGGAAATCGGACTAGGCGACCTCCTGCAAAATATTGATGGTTCACAAAAGAATGGAATAATAACATTTACTGAAATGGATGGAGAACTTGTACTTGTTGATGGGAGTATTGTTTCTGCAAAACAGGGGAGCAGCCGGGGAATGGAAGCACTGCTTCGTTTAATGCTCTTGGAACAGGGACATTTTATGGTTTCTTATCAGGATATTCCAGATACAAAAACGGATCAGACTATCCCTGTTATGAAAGCACTTCTGGATGGTGTTTATGAGGTGGATCAAATTCGAATGGCAGTTGAAGAGACCACTCAGCAGAAAGATCCATTTCTGGAGTTAACCGGGAATTTAAGTGCCCAAAATTATAGAATTGATAGATTTAAGGCAAAATTTCCTTGTCGTTTTATTGATCTGGTAACGACCATGGATGGGGCACTGCGAAACAATGTTGAGACGGTACTCAATGCTATTCGAAGCAATGCCGTAGTTTGCCTTAAAAAATAG
- a CDS encoding DsrE family protein: MAEFLFVLHTDDNEKATRCFQFSKIAHDKGHKVNIFLVDNGVEWAVKGKNGTIKTTTGDCVADYLPYLEEKSVSTGVCTPCAQGRNLNEETFLSNMNLDTGGNLIDMAATARVFNF; encoded by the coding sequence ATGGCTGAATTTCTTTTTGTTTTACACACCGACGACAATGAAAAGGCAACCCGATGCTTCCAGTTTTCCAAAATCGCCCACGACAAAGGACACAAGGTCAACATTTTTCTGGTGGACAATGGAGTTGAATGGGCCGTAAAGGGAAAAAATGGTACGATCAAAACCACCACAGGCGATTGTGTGGCAGATTACCTCCCCTACCTTGAAGAGAAGAGCGTAAGCACTGGTGTTTGCACCCCATGCGCTCAAGGGAGAAATCTGAATGAAGAAACATTCCTCTCCAACATGAATCTGGATACAGGAGGCAACCTGATAGATATGGCCGCCACGGCCAGGGTCTTTAATTTTTGA
- a CDS encoding cupin domain-containing protein: MLPLITPASEVEATPIGAAKNTSMQVLIPPSAADNFIMRRITIKAGGSMPNHTNSVEHEQYVLSGSAEVGIGDKMYQAKQDDVLLIPAGVPHWYKASADEDYIFLCLIPNKKDIITLVDAS, from the coding sequence ATGTTACCTCTAATCACACCGGCCTCAGAGGTTGAGGCAACTCCCATTGGCGCAGCAAAAAATACTTCCATGCAGGTGCTTATTCCACCCTCTGCTGCTGATAATTTCATTATGCGCAGAATTACCATTAAGGCTGGTGGCTCCATGCCCAATCACACCAATTCAGTAGAGCACGAACAGTATGTGCTCTCTGGCTCAGCAGAAGTTGGCATTGGTGACAAAATGTATCAGGCAAAACAAGATGATGTGCTGCTGATCCCCGCGGGTGTCCCTCACTGGTACAAAGCCTCCGCAGATGAAGACTATATTTTTCTCTGTTTAATACCGAACAAAAAAGATATTATTACTCTGGTGGATGCCTCCTAA